The following proteins are encoded in a genomic region of Lactiplantibacillus plantarum:
- a CDS encoding PLDc N-terminal domain-containing protein, translating to MGLFRHHNQMPPRIKRKLKQRLLPVAAMEITATTIVVADVLTAKSFRRGHRLGWLLLAFVQPFGPWLYFAFGQER from the coding sequence ATGGGACTATTTCGTCATCACAATCAAATGCCACCACGGATCAAACGTAAATTAAAGCAACGGTTGTTACCCGTTGCCGCCATGGAGATTACCGCAACCACAATTGTGGTTGCGGATGTCTTGACGGCGAAGTCATTTCGCCGAGGACATCGACTTGGCTGGTTGTTATTAGCCTTTGTACAACCATTTGGACCGTGGCTCTATTTTGCGTTTGGACAGGAACGTTAG
- a CDS encoding bacteriocin immunity protein: MQRESELRQQAQEAIKGLIVRLSGWSDQSGDLLDIIDVLMQVDKKITTTKNPEALVNRLVNYIRSVAIKGRLHFPDEEEKLMIDLGIIGQKAGLNGAYMADFSDKSQFYGMLEEVPQH; encoded by the coding sequence ATGCAGCGAGAATCAGAATTACGACAACAAGCTCAAGAGGCTATTAAGGGACTAATCGTCCGGTTAAGTGGGTGGTCTGATCAGTCGGGGGACTTATTGGATATTATTGATGTATTAATGCAGGTCGATAAAAAAATTACTACGACTAAGAACCCAGAAGCCTTAGTCAATCGCCTAGTAAACTATATTCGTAGTGTAGCCATTAAGGGACGGTTACACTTTCCAGATGAAGAAGAAAAGCTAATGATCGACTTAGGAATAATCGGGCAAAAGGCCGGATTGAACGGGGCCTATATGGCTGATTTCTCTGACAAGTCACAGTTCTATGGCATGCTGGAAGAAGTCCCACAACATTAA
- a CDS encoding Fur family transcriptional regulator — MAEDMLTQALQQLKDHKIRVTPQRQIILNYLITHHNHPSVETIYQELATQLPNLSLATVYNTLKLFVDLGIVIELQNGDAGTHYDFFGRPHYHVVCENCGKITDVFEPDLRSVEAKAAELSGYLVTGHNMEVYGLCPDCQKLLNVTKTADLKRLKLTHSE, encoded by the coding sequence GTGGCAGAAGATATGTTGACCCAAGCCTTGCAGCAATTAAAGGACCATAAAATCCGTGTAACGCCGCAACGGCAAATCATTCTTAATTATTTGATTACTCACCATAATCATCCATCCGTCGAAACCATCTATCAGGAATTAGCAACTCAATTACCTAACCTGAGCTTGGCAACGGTTTACAATACGTTAAAACTTTTTGTCGACTTAGGAATCGTAATTGAATTACAAAATGGCGATGCTGGCACCCACTATGACTTTTTCGGACGACCACATTATCACGTCGTTTGTGAGAATTGTGGTAAAATTACTGACGTTTTCGAACCCGACCTCCGCAGTGTCGAAGCCAAGGCGGCGGAACTCTCTGGGTACTTGGTTACGGGTCACAATATGGAAGTCTATGGATTATGCCCAGACTGCCAGAAACTACTCAATGTAACTAAAACAGCTGATTTAAAGCGATTGAAATTGACGCACAGTGAATAG
- a CDS encoding NADPH-dependent FMN reductase — protein MKIIALVGSIRRSSYNRKLATFVQKRYADQLDVTIPNLGALPFYDQDIELEAPAEVQAFKQTVMDADGVIFVTPEYNHSVPGVLENAIDWLSRVERPLIGKPAMILGATMGPLGTVRAQSHLRQVLDSPGVGMQILPGNEFLLSAVQDKMNADGDLTDNKVVEWLDHCVADYLKFAHQLAAND, from the coding sequence ATGAAGATTATCGCACTCGTCGGTAGCATTCGACGTTCCTCATATAATCGTAAGTTAGCAACGTTTGTTCAGAAACGGTATGCCGATCAACTGGATGTCACGATTCCTAACTTGGGCGCGTTGCCTTTTTATGATCAGGATATCGAGCTAGAAGCCCCCGCGGAGGTGCAAGCCTTTAAGCAGACGGTCATGGACGCGGATGGCGTCATTTTTGTGACACCGGAATATAACCATAGTGTTCCAGGTGTCTTGGAAAATGCGATTGATTGGCTATCGCGTGTTGAACGACCGTTAATTGGGAAACCAGCTATGATTTTAGGGGCCACAATGGGACCCTTGGGGACAGTGCGAGCGCAGAGTCATTTACGGCAAGTTTTAGATTCACCCGGAGTTGGGATGCAGATTCTGCCTGGAAATGAATTCTTGTTGAGCGCGGTGCAGGACAAGATGAATGCCGATGGGGACCTTACGGACAATAAGGTCGTTGAGTGGTTAGACCATTGTGTGGCTGACTACCTTAAGTTTGCTCACCAGTTAGCCGCAAACGACTAA
- a CDS encoding endonuclease III domain-containing protein has product MTIETLYQQMLAAMGPRHWLQAGIPPAETPWEILWGGILVQNTNWRNVDYALANLKAATDFEPRQLLALTDTELTTLVKPAGFYTRKVPTLKALAAWCGQYDFDLTVMRALPAEQLRRELIALRGIGDETADYFSMYVFHQPTIIIDTYLRRLFGWLNQPLPSNYLKAQQLIMQAWHYDLTTAWEWHALIVDFGKQVKTTADFERSFLATQRLTLASQSLAN; this is encoded by the coding sequence ATGACCATTGAGACACTGTATCAGCAGATGTTAGCTGCCATGGGGCCCCGGCACTGGCTCCAAGCCGGAATCCCACCTGCCGAGACGCCTTGGGAGATTCTCTGGGGCGGTATTCTCGTTCAGAATACCAACTGGCGCAACGTGGATTACGCACTGGCTAATTTAAAAGCAGCCACTGACTTTGAGCCTCGGCAGTTACTAGCATTGACTGATACTGAACTGACGACTTTAGTCAAACCTGCGGGCTTCTATACGCGCAAAGTTCCAACTTTAAAAGCCTTAGCAGCGTGGTGTGGACAGTATGATTTTGACTTGACCGTGATGCGAGCCTTGCCAGCAGAACAATTGCGGCGTGAACTAATCGCCCTGCGCGGTATTGGCGATGAAACGGCTGACTACTTTAGCATGTACGTTTTTCATCAGCCAACGATCATTATTGACACGTATTTGCGGCGCCTATTCGGCTGGCTTAACCAACCGTTACCGAGCAACTACTTAAAGGCCCAACAACTGATTATGCAGGCGTGGCATTATGATTTAACGACGGCTTGGGAGTGGCACGCACTGATTGTTGATTTCGGTAAACAGGTCAAAACGACGGCTGATTTCGAACGGTCCTTTCTTGCAACGCAAAGATTAACACTTGCTTCACAAAGTTTGGCAAACTAA
- a CDS encoding glucose PTS transporter subunit IIA yields MKQVHLLTPVAGQLVPLESVHDPVFSQGMMGQGFGIEPTDGQVVAPISGKVTMVAASLHAIGFTGNNGLEVLVHLGIDTVELADRPPFKVNVQVGDTVEAGEKVAVMDLAAITSANKDTTVIMAVTNTADMVTKLTPELGEVRAGVVGAVVELKEHVAEASVVKGKGGKYDELATQIIAQVGGPVNVKSVIHCITRVRFYLKDEGQANDEVIRNLKGVIDVAKAGGQYQVVIGPAVTDVYDAIVGQLGAGFGDADASAVAMEKEANRVAWQKMTPWQKVKHGFSSLIGIITGSMIPVIGLLAASGILKGILSLLKNFNLVSATTPTYVIINAMGDSVFYFLPIFVGFTAAKKLGADPVIMGIIGGVLTYPAIVSMATTGKVTGHLLGMAINANFFGIPVHVASYTYSIFPMIAGAWLASKLEPWLKRVIPTVLRMIFVPLFEVVIISGAIIIILGPIITALSGALAAGIVAIYKLSPAISGLIIGGFYQVLVIFGLHWAIIPIVVNDITTTGHSYLNAIVSATMVAQGGAVLAIALKSKFANIKELAWPATISAFCGVTEPAMYGINLKYGRAFITASIGGAVGGFLTGLFNVNMWGFAGSLIGVTSFINPKGLDFSFYGFLIASAIDLIVAFTLTWMFGFSDNDVKNVKKAPEKKHLGQQVAN; encoded by the coding sequence ATGAAGCAAGTGCATTTATTAACGCCAGTTGCAGGACAGTTAGTGCCACTCGAATCGGTTCACGATCCGGTGTTTTCACAAGGGATGATGGGGCAAGGATTTGGTATTGAACCGACAGATGGACAGGTCGTTGCACCAATCAGTGGTAAAGTAACGATGGTTGCAGCGAGTCTGCACGCGATTGGCTTTACGGGGAACAATGGTCTGGAAGTGTTGGTTCATCTTGGTATCGATACGGTCGAACTAGCAGATCGGCCACCGTTTAAAGTTAACGTGCAAGTTGGTGATACGGTCGAGGCCGGCGAAAAAGTGGCCGTGATGGATTTAGCGGCGATTACTAGTGCGAACAAGGATACCACGGTAATCATGGCCGTAACGAATACGGCGGATATGGTTACCAAACTAACGCCCGAACTGGGTGAAGTCCGTGCCGGGGTCGTCGGTGCTGTTGTTGAATTGAAAGAACACGTTGCCGAAGCATCGGTGGTTAAGGGTAAGGGCGGCAAGTACGATGAATTGGCGACTCAAATCATTGCTCAAGTTGGTGGACCGGTAAATGTGAAAAGCGTGATTCACTGCATTACCCGGGTTCGATTTTACTTAAAGGACGAAGGGCAGGCCAATGACGAGGTAATCCGAAACCTAAAGGGCGTTATCGATGTTGCAAAGGCAGGTGGTCAGTACCAGGTGGTGATTGGGCCAGCGGTGACCGACGTGTATGATGCAATCGTGGGTCAACTAGGCGCAGGCTTTGGGGATGCTGACGCTTCGGCTGTTGCGATGGAGAAGGAAGCGAACCGGGTAGCGTGGCAGAAAATGACGCCGTGGCAGAAGGTCAAACACGGTTTTAGCAGCTTGATTGGTATTATTACGGGATCCATGATTCCAGTGATTGGGTTGTTGGCAGCTTCTGGGATCTTAAAGGGGATTTTGTCGTTACTAAAGAACTTCAACCTCGTCTCTGCGACAACGCCGACCTACGTGATTATTAATGCGATGGGTGATTCCGTCTTCTACTTCTTACCGATATTTGTTGGTTTCACCGCAGCCAAGAAGTTAGGGGCTGATCCGGTTATCATGGGAATTATTGGTGGGGTCTTAACATACCCAGCAATTGTTAGTATGGCAACAACCGGAAAGGTTACGGGTCACTTATTGGGAATGGCAATCAATGCGAACTTCTTTGGCATTCCGGTTCACGTTGCCTCCTATACCTACTCGATTTTCCCGATGATTGCGGGGGCGTGGTTAGCAAGTAAGTTGGAACCATGGCTCAAGCGGGTCATCCCAACAGTCTTACGGATGATCTTCGTACCGTTGTTTGAAGTTGTGATTATTTCTGGAGCCATCATTATCATCCTCGGGCCAATCATTACAGCTTTGTCTGGCGCATTGGCCGCAGGAATTGTGGCGATTTACAAACTCAGTCCAGCCATCTCTGGCTTAATTATCGGTGGCTTCTACCAAGTGCTCGTTATCTTCGGTTTACACTGGGCGATTATTCCAATTGTTGTCAACGATATTACGACAACTGGACACAGTTACTTGAATGCCATTGTTTCCGCAACGATGGTTGCCCAAGGTGGTGCGGTCTTAGCAATTGCGCTGAAGTCTAAGTTTGCTAATATTAAAGAACTCGCTTGGCCAGCAACAATCTCAGCCTTCTGTGGGGTCACTGAACCTGCAATGTACGGGATCAATCTGAAATACGGCCGGGCATTCATTACCGCAAGTATCGGTGGTGCTGTCGGCGGTTTCTTGACCGGACTGTTTAACGTTAACATGTGGGGCTTCGCCGGATCATTGATCGGTGTGACCTCCTTCATCAATCCTAAGGGGCTTGATTTTAGTTTCTACGGTTTCTTGATTGCCTCTGCTATCGACTTGATTGTCGCCTTTACGTTAACGTGGATGTTTGGCTTTTCCGATAATGATGTCAAAAACGTTAAGAAGGCGCCTGAAAAGAAGCACCTTGGTCAACAGGTTGCAAATTAG
- a CDS encoding SDR family oxidoreductase produces MKGRVKLKYAITGATGHLGQQIVAAMRPLVATTELYLGVHTLSKAQVYQQQGLHVAAIDYQQPEQLRAFFQDSDVLIYIPSKSHDSYSRVQEFENVLAAVQQANVHHFLVMGFIADQVNNPFALSAFYGYVPRRLAGSDINYTIVRNALYADPLVPYLPELIERHNVVYPMADQALSFISQADSAAAFAKVATTPDLLQRGRIYTLTQSRAYTMPELATVLSQVSGQLIGYRPVSLQAFSDMYNQNGEGPMLASMYAGGARGLLATVSDDYQLIMDRPAQSLLDYLQTNYQKS; encoded by the coding sequence ATGAAAGGGCGAGTTAAATTGAAATATGCGATTACAGGTGCTACTGGTCATTTAGGACAACAGATTGTTGCCGCGATGAGACCGTTAGTCGCCACCACTGAATTATATTTAGGGGTCCATACACTCAGTAAGGCCCAGGTATACCAACAACAAGGTTTGCATGTTGCGGCTATTGATTACCAGCAGCCAGAGCAGTTACGCGCATTTTTCCAAGACAGTGATGTCCTGATCTATATTCCTAGTAAGAGTCATGATAGTTATTCGCGGGTCCAAGAATTTGAGAACGTCTTAGCAGCAGTCCAACAGGCGAATGTGCATCATTTCCTAGTCATGGGTTTCATTGCCGATCAGGTGAATAATCCATTTGCATTATCAGCATTTTATGGTTACGTGCCCCGGCGATTAGCTGGAAGTGATATTAACTATACGATTGTCCGGAATGCGCTTTACGCGGATCCGTTAGTGCCATATTTGCCAGAATTAATTGAACGGCACAACGTCGTTTATCCAATGGCTGATCAGGCCCTCAGCTTCATCAGTCAGGCAGATAGTGCAGCCGCTTTTGCTAAAGTCGCCACAACGCCTGATTTATTACAACGTGGTCGAATCTATACGTTAACACAGTCCCGAGCTTACACGATGCCGGAACTCGCCACTGTGCTTAGTCAAGTGAGCGGGCAATTGATCGGGTATCGACCAGTGTCCTTGCAAGCCTTCAGCGATATGTACAATCAGAATGGTGAGGGGCCAATGTTGGCCTCGATGTATGCCGGTGGCGCCCGCGGACTATTAGCCACAGTCAGTGATGATTATCAGCTGATTATGGATCGTCCCGCCCAGTCATTGCTGGATTACTTACAAACAAATTATCAGAAAAGTTAA
- a CDS encoding MerR family transcriptional regulator, whose product MTNGTRADLRELFHKGQLTIGISELSRMTGVSPRQLRYWQKKGYIIPKNEDEPGQARVYTMKMVIKAAAMSNLLQTGYTLKAAAAQVDERMRPAQTIYHLLADRYQGYEVADNGQILVDLGPFDPQPDQELFVKLVGDKVKFELKDNSRPDS is encoded by the coding sequence ATGACTAACGGGACGCGTGCAGATTTACGTGAGCTTTTTCATAAAGGACAATTAACTATTGGCATTAGTGAACTAAGCAGAATGACTGGTGTCTCGCCACGACAACTACGGTATTGGCAAAAAAAGGGGTACATTATTCCTAAGAACGAGGATGAGCCGGGCCAGGCTCGCGTGTATACAATGAAAATGGTTATCAAGGCAGCCGCGATGAGTAATTTATTGCAGACTGGTTATACCTTGAAGGCGGCGGCCGCTCAGGTGGATGAGCGGATGCGACCAGCCCAAACAATCTATCATCTGCTTGCCGATCGTTACCAAGGATATGAAGTGGCGGATAATGGTCAGATTCTTGTCGACTTGGGGCCATTTGATCCTCAGCCTGACCAGGAACTATTTGTCAAACTCGTGGGGGATAAAGTTAAGTTTGAATTGAAGGATAATTCGAGACCAGATAGTTAG
- a CDS encoding BglG family transcription antiterminator: MTFLTQQSKPVLLDDIADHFFISRSTLERDLNVLKMDYGLKLTATTEGVKFNSSESDVRRVIGQLLQSYWGQEIKQNQQTGKMTRTFKVPQSLKRYVNKQTLNQMQKVLNKFVKILKVDVNEYQYESLLIHTTIAIQRIKNGEFITQTTTQNFDTMAISPSTNKLVKMLIVAFKCEIPDEEIAYLNMHVAAIEDGYIDLDRSGLVERTIVDWLRSVLTDYDNQLLRNLTLHLRPALVRIKNGISITNPYCNQVKTYFPVAFDQALALAMAIEKQYHLQLTEDEIAYLALHFESFIERRKVLKPDVELAIVCSTGYGTAELLKQRVMDKLPDVQIVGTLSVNELMTSTVTADIIISTIPLKMSGTRVIQVSPFLNDQELSLLEKLSQDIRQEKYTRNAFVKLLSPNGIITNSKATEKKMAIIQLTDRLEKYGYVDNQMQNSALAREQVASTIIDKFAIPHGDIDHVLQPTIGIMTSKKGIKWDHENVHIVFFVALNRTVETQMDDIYSYFYNLIQDGQRMTALIKAQNAQEIIDTLAQQ; the protein is encoded by the coding sequence ATGACATTCTTGACACAGCAATCTAAACCAGTGTTATTAGATGATATTGCTGACCACTTCTTTATTAGTCGTAGTACGTTGGAACGTGATTTAAATGTTTTAAAAATGGATTATGGGTTGAAGCTGACGGCCACTACAGAAGGTGTTAAATTCAATAGTTCGGAGAGTGATGTTCGTCGAGTGATTGGTCAGCTATTACAGTCATATTGGGGACAAGAGATTAAGCAAAATCAACAGACTGGCAAAATGACACGCACATTTAAAGTGCCGCAGTCCCTGAAACGATATGTCAATAAACAAACCTTAAATCAGATGCAAAAAGTCCTGAATAAATTTGTGAAGATTTTAAAAGTTGATGTAAATGAATATCAATATGAGTCTTTACTGATCCATACAACTATTGCGATTCAGCGAATTAAGAATGGCGAGTTTATTACTCAAACGACGACACAGAATTTTGACACTATGGCAATATCTCCGAGTACCAACAAATTAGTTAAAATGCTTATCGTGGCCTTCAAGTGTGAAATTCCCGATGAAGAAATTGCTTATTTGAATATGCATGTCGCGGCCATTGAGGATGGGTACATTGATCTGGATAGAAGCGGCTTAGTTGAACGAACGATAGTCGACTGGCTACGTAGCGTGCTAACGGATTATGATAATCAGTTATTACGTAATCTAACGCTACACTTACGTCCGGCGCTGGTTCGCATTAAAAATGGCATTAGTATTACGAATCCGTATTGTAATCAAGTTAAAACGTATTTTCCCGTCGCTTTTGATCAAGCACTAGCATTAGCGATGGCGATTGAAAAGCAATACCATTTACAGCTAACTGAGGATGAAATTGCATACTTAGCACTGCACTTTGAATCGTTCATTGAGCGCCGAAAGGTCTTAAAACCAGATGTTGAGCTTGCAATTGTATGTAGCACTGGTTATGGTACGGCGGAGTTACTAAAGCAACGTGTCATGGACAAACTACCGGATGTTCAGATTGTTGGCACTTTGTCTGTGAATGAGTTGATGACTTCAACAGTGACTGCAGACATTATTATTTCGACTATCCCGTTAAAGATGAGCGGTACGAGGGTTATTCAAGTCAGTCCGTTTTTGAATGACCAAGAACTCAGCTTATTGGAAAAGTTAAGTCAAGATATTCGTCAAGAAAAGTATACGCGGAACGCATTTGTTAAATTATTAAGTCCAAACGGTATTATTACAAATTCAAAGGCAACTGAAAAAAAGATGGCGATTATTCAACTAACTGATCGGCTAGAAAAGTATGGGTATGTTGATAATCAAATGCAAAATTCAGCGTTAGCACGTGAACAAGTTGCATCCACCATTATCGATAAATTTGCAATTCCCCATGGTGATATCGACCATGTTTTGCAACCAACGATTGGAATCATGACGTCGAAAAAGGGAATTAAATGGGATCACGAAAATGTCCATATTGTATTTTTCGTAGCCCTGAATCGCACGGTTGAAACACAAATGGATGATATTTACAGTTATTTCTATAATTTGATTCAAGATGGGCAGCGAATGACGGCCTTAATAAAGGCTCAAAATGCTCAAGAAATTATTGATACATTAGCACAGCAGTGA
- a CDS encoding PTS sugar transporter subunit IIA yields MTEIFKQKYIFLKEHFRTREDVFSFIAHKAIELGFADNEDAVLKALYQREKEASTGMQDGIAIPHAISEYLRQPAVLFIRSTISIQDWPTFDDQPVNQVIAMLVPKNSEQAHLQILANFASALVDDRERQALLESQTVQDVYTVLTNSSEKIL; encoded by the coding sequence ATGACAGAAATTTTTAAACAGAAGTATATTTTTTTAAAAGAACATTTTAGAACACGTGAGGATGTTTTTAGCTTTATTGCACATAAAGCAATTGAACTTGGCTTTGCAGATAACGAAGATGCAGTTTTGAAAGCGCTGTATCAACGAGAAAAAGAAGCTTCAACAGGAATGCAGGACGGTATAGCGATTCCTCATGCAATCTCAGAATATCTGCGGCAACCTGCTGTACTATTCATTCGCTCTACAATAAGCATTCAAGATTGGCCGACATTTGATGACCAACCAGTTAATCAGGTAATTGCTATGCTAGTTCCAAAAAATAGTGAGCAGGCACACTTACAGATTCTAGCTAACTTTGCGAGTGCATTAGTGGATGACCGTGAGCGTCAAGCATTACTTGAAAGTCAAACAGTTCAGGATGTTTACACTGTATTAACCAATAGTTCGGAAAAAATTTTATAA
- a CDS encoding PTS fructose transporter subunit IIB has product MDFVAITSCPAGLAHTPMAAKALEKAAQELGLQAKVEQQGAMGLKNEITVEEAKSAKFLLIGSDQKIEKMDRFEGIPAVRVDINMCIKKPKAVIDKVSKAVAARVK; this is encoded by the coding sequence ATGGATTTTGTTGCAATTACATCATGCCCAGCAGGGTTAGCACATACACCAATGGCGGCGAAAGCGCTAGAAAAAGCAGCGCAGGAACTAGGTTTACAAGCTAAAGTAGAACAACAGGGTGCAATGGGACTTAAAAATGAAATTACAGTTGAAGAGGCGAAAAGCGCAAAGTTTTTATTGATTGGTTCGGATCAAAAAATTGAAAAGATGGATCGATTTGAAGGGATTCCAGCAGTTCGAGTTGATATTAATATGTGTATTAAAAAGCCGAAAGCTGTTATTGATAAGGTCAGCAAAGCGGTTGCTGCTCGTGTTAAATAA
- a CDS encoding PTS fructose transporter subunit IIC, which produces MKKILAEWKGYLMSGISYMLPVVIGGSLVVAVPKLIGLCFGITSFDAYKTGFWFYMGQIEAVGWIGVGLVNLVLAGYIAYAIGDKPALAAGFIGGSLASSSNMGFLGALVAGFAAGYTARWCHNKLHVGEKFESIMPLVVVPLLSTMVVAILMGVILKQPLTWINVSLVAWIKQMSTSGVSAITLAVIMGAMIGSDLGGPVNKAAWMAGNVLLAEKIYTPAMIVNVAIAGIPLGYAFATTFFKHRFSDELLDAGRSDWFMGFIGITEGAIPFTLVNPLKLIPINMIAGAAGSATTILLGAQAKIPPVGGVYGFVTITNGWAYLIGLIVCAAIIGVLAPLAVDFNQTQSEEQVTDDNEDDININFEA; this is translated from the coding sequence ATGAAGAAAATATTGGCTGAGTGGAAGGGCTACTTAATGTCTGGTATTTCATATATGTTACCGGTTGTTATTGGCGGGTCCCTCGTAGTTGCAGTTCCTAAGTTGATAGGTCTATGTTTTGGAATTACAAGTTTTGATGCGTATAAAACTGGTTTTTGGTTTTATATGGGACAAATTGAAGCCGTTGGTTGGATTGGTGTTGGCTTAGTTAATTTAGTTTTGGCCGGTTACATTGCATATGCTATTGGCGATAAGCCAGCTTTAGCCGCCGGGTTCATTGGGGGCTCATTAGCATCTAGTTCTAATATGGGATTTTTAGGAGCCTTGGTTGCTGGGTTTGCAGCTGGTTATACTGCACGTTGGTGTCACAATAAGTTACATGTTGGTGAAAAGTTCGAATCTATTATGCCATTAGTTGTTGTACCGCTGCTATCTACAATGGTTGTGGCAATATTGATGGGAGTCATTTTGAAGCAACCGCTGACTTGGATTAATGTATCACTTGTCGCCTGGATTAAACAAATGAGTACAAGCGGTGTAAGTGCTATTACCTTAGCAGTTATCATGGGCGCTATGATTGGTTCTGACTTAGGCGGTCCTGTTAATAAGGCTGCATGGATGGCAGGAAACGTTTTATTAGCTGAAAAGATTTACACCCCTGCAATGATCGTTAATGTGGCTATTGCTGGTATTCCCTTAGGATATGCATTTGCGACGACTTTCTTTAAGCATCGTTTTTCTGATGAATTACTTGATGCTGGACGAAGCGACTGGTTCATGGGATTTATTGGAATAACAGAAGGTGCTATTCCGTTTACATTAGTTAACCCGTTGAAATTAATTCCAATTAATATGATTGCTGGTGCTGCTGGTTCGGCGACTACGATTTTACTTGGGGCTCAGGCTAAGATTCCTCCTGTTGGTGGGGTTTATGGATTTGTCACCATTACGAATGGTTGGGCCTATTTAATCGGTCTAATTGTTTGCGCTGCGATTATCGGTGTACTGGCACCATTGGCTGTGGACTTTAACCAAACACAGAGCGAAGAACAAGTCACTGATGATAATGAGGACGACATTAACATTAATTTTGAAGCTTAG